A stretch of DNA from Oncorhynchus keta strain PuntledgeMale-10-30-2019 chromosome 17, Oket_V2, whole genome shotgun sequence:
gtggaaatgggagaaccttccagaagaacaaccatctctgcagcactccaccaatcagggctttatgttaaagtggccagacggaagccactcctcagtaaaaggcacgtgacagcccacttggagattctctggtctgatgaatcgaagattgaactctttggcctgaatgccaagcgtcatgtctaatggaaacctggcactatccctacggtgaagcatggtggtggcagcatcatgctatggagatctttttcagaggcagggatcGAGCAAAGTACAaacacagcttgagaggatctgcagagaagaatgggagaaactccccaaatacaggtgtgccaagcctgtagtgtaatacccaagaagactcgagtctgtaatcactgacaaagtactgactaaagtgtctgaatacttatgtaaatttgatataattatttgtattttttaaaatatatttgcaaacattttgaaaacccttttgtttttgtttaaaaaaaactattttacaataagtctgtaatgtaacaaaatatggaaaaagttaaagggtctgaatactttccaaatgcgctGTATGTGAAAATGGCCCGTTTCTGTTTCCTAGTAAAAAATAGAgtataagtgtttccaatgacatgaACCAATTAGTAGGCCATTTTTACTCATAATTGGTTCAAATCACACGATGCACAtggatgtcattggaaacacttatcttcctctaTCTAACATAGAAACACACTATTTGCACATATGTTGCTgctggggtggtgctggagatgatgaatatgaaatTCCCATTAAGCTGTTCTGCTTTCCAAACAAGATATGGACCTTGCTACAGTAGGCTAGCCAAGACAAATGCTAGGTGTCTTTGTAGCTTTCTTTTGGCAGACTATCAACAGTAGCCACTACTGAAGGTTTACTTCTATAAATCACTTTCCCTAAAATAATATCAGTAGGTAGATTGATGGGTGATTATTTTTGTTCTGGACAGCTCGCGTGTGCTGTGTCAAGGAATCCAACTCATGTACTGTTTGAGTGCTTGAGAAGTTGTGACTCGTGGGAGCGTGGTGGTGCGTCAATGAATGGCCAATCATATTGTTAAAATACAAATAGCATGACTTTTCCGTGTGTAGTCTAGTCTTCAATGGTCGACTGTGACAGAGCAGGTAAATGTGGAACTGGAATGTTAAAATGTGCGGAGAAGTTACTGGTTATTGTTTTTACTGGCCCCGGCCATAATGTTGGACTCTGATTACATTGTGTTGTATTACACCCACTAAACTTATTCCATGGATCCCTTGGCCAAAATAATGTTAATTTAAATTGAGAACCTTGTCCTAGACTAAAGAGAACATCCACTGTGACATTGATGGGTAATATGTAAAAGCTGCCGAGTTGGTGTGATGACGATGTTATATTAACCCCGTCTCCTGATCCGTCTACAGATCCACACCTATGTGAACACCACAGGTCTGCTGGATGACCAGCCTAGCCCTCTGACTGTTCCAGCCCCCCTGGACAGCCCCGACTCAGGCCAGTCCCAGTGTTCCCCTACACCCCCCCCTCCACGGGTAGCCAGACCAGAGCCTCTGCCCCCCATGCCCCAGCTCCAGGAAGAGCCCCAGGTACTGCTCGAGCCCCTGGGGGTGCGCTTCGTGCTGGGACCCACCCCTGTGCAGAAGAAGATGGCCAAGGGGAAGCAGTCTActgggggtggagatggagaggaggcagaggaggaccCAGAGTCCCCAGATCTCGGAGAGGGGGAGACTAACAGCCACACCGACACACACTGTGCCACAGAGGCCCCAGCCCTACTGGAGGGCCAGTCTCAGCCGCCCCACACACACTCCAACGGCACCTCTGTCGGGGTTACTGCCCCAATAACAGCTCCCCGCCTCCACCGCACGCCCCCCGACACCCTGCAGAATGTCAACAACTCAGCCCAGCGACGCACGGCCCTCTTGGACTATGAGAACCTCCCGTCCCTGCCGCCCGTCTGGGAGACCCGCAAGCCCAGCAACGAGGAGGTGGAGAACAATGGAGGCGGCCAGGGGGGGCTGAAGACGCCATCCCTCAACggctacaaccaccaccaccactcctacTCCCAACCCCTGTCAGCCTACCCCTCTCTTTCAGCCATGGAACCCTCCCACAACTACGTCAACACAGAGAACGTGACGGCTCCTCTCAGTGCCCGCTGTGCCCCCGACATGGTACGCCGCCGCACCGACGGACCCACCATCTTCAACTTTGACTTCCGCCGGCCGTCGGGGCTGCTGTGTCAGGAGACTCCCAAGACGCTCAACTACATCGAGGTGGAGATGGAATCTACCACCACCTCTTCATCCGCAGCTGCCAAGGGTGCCTCCTCAGACACCAGCAATCCCCACACACCCCGCACCCCCACCTCGCCGCTGCCACCTACCACCCCCACGCGCCGCACCGAGCTCTACGCCTTCATTGACATCGAGCGCACCGCCGCCATGTCAAGCCTGCAGAAGGCTCGGCCGCGCGACGACGGAATGTCGAGGAAAACGCGGCACAATAGCACGGAGCTGCCCACCAAAAGCACTGTCTGACTGAACGGATCCTCCTGGCACCTTTTTCTACTATGAACCCCTTTAGATAAAAAATGTGAAGGCAGTCCACACAGGGGACTTTCTTAATAAACACAGGCCATGGAAACATTGGAAATGTATTCAAAGAGACTCCAGAAATCGGTCTTAAATGAGATTTAAACAGACTTTCTGTTGTGTGTGGTTGGTTACCAAAGTAGGTACTTACTTGCGATATACCAATTTATTCCTATGGTAATATAATACCTCTTCTCCTTCACTCATTCTACAGTGCATTTGGGTTGTTTATTATGTTAATAAGACTGGACTGCATTCCTCCTCACCCACCCCCCCCTCTGGTACAAATCAGAATTATTGAACAAAGCATTCCATTTAGCCATTTTGAATGATATGATTCACTACATGCATTGCTGCTGTAATTTCAGTATCTGAGGATTACATGGTACACTACATGTTTCTGACTATGTACACTAGATCCTGGCACAATAAATGTCTGTTCTGTTGTATGTATTCAACTCATCAATTGCCccccccccaactctagtcctagATGACCTAGCACTGATTCTAGTACTAAActaggtacatttacatttaagtcatttagcagacgctcttatccagagcgacttacaaattggtgcattcaccttatgagatccagtggaacagtcactacaatagtgcatctaaatcttaaaggggggggggtgagaaggattacttatcctatcctaggtattccttaaagaggtggggtttcaggtgtctccggaaggtggtgattgactccgctgtcctggcgtcgtgagggagtttgttccaccattggggggccagagcagcgaacagttttgactgggctgagcgggaactgtacttcctcagtggtagggaggcgagcaggccagaggtggatgaacgcagtgcccttgtttgggtgtagggcctgatcagagcctggaggtactgaggtgccgttcccctcacagctccgtaggcaagcaccatggtcttgtagcggatgcgagcttcaactggaagccaggtATGAATATACGGAATGTTTCTCTGTCGTGGCATTGCTAACGCATGCCAGATCTTATAACGCCCGGATAGGTATTTCACGTATTGGTAAAACACATAGGTTCTAACAATCTGGTGCACGACGGCACGCCACTATTGGTTGATGCATGGAGCGGGGAACGCAACCCAAGTTTTGATGCAGTTTTGAGACTTGGTATTGGGTATGAGTCGATGTGTAAATGACAGGATGTGATTATGCCATCTGATATCTGTGCAGTTCTAATTTGGCTGTCAGCCCTTCAATTTATGATATTCTTTAGCGACAAGGTTCTTTTTGTGGGTATTTATAGTGGAACTATCCCATCAATGTTTTTTTGAGCCAGTCAACTCACTAGCTAACTGATTGTTCAAGAGTGAAGGAGCTAGGCACAACAGGgtgcctttaaaaaaatgtttttttacaaTATGACGTTTAGGGCTCTGTTCGATTATGTATCGCGGAAGTTCGACGTTAGTGTGATTGAAACTTCAAAGCAATGTTTCTGCATTTAACGTCAAAGCTGCATATGTCTGCTCAATtagaaattacctttacattgcTATTACGCTATTTGTAACAATTCAGCAAGCTTTGAAGAGCTACTGCCGATAAAAACCAACTAATCGATTTGAAAACGACCAGAAACATGTATTAGTGTCAAAATAGTAACTGAGATCATTTTTGACAAAGTCAGTCCCCTTTAAAACGGCGTTTGGGACACCGCCGGACCGCTCATTATTAGCATTTGCGCGGGTGTAGGTGAACAAGCAGCTGACCCGCACCACAAGTTTGAGTCCCCTGAGAAGGAAGCTATCATGCGGAATATGTGGTTGGAGTTCGTTGGTCCCCAGTGGTGGTGAGTATTATATACATGTAGCTAGACCATAGACTGATGGTCATTATTGCTAACTAGCCGACGAACGTTATTCTGCCTCAATACCACTCCGATTTGGCTTGGAAACACAAACGTTTCAAAAGAAGGCAAATCATTAGTAGGACACCCATTTTTGTCGTGATTGTGATGttgccagattgactttagatgcatTGTAACTTTACCCAGTTTACTCAAATTGAGGGGACCACCATATTTTAGCTATTTATTTAGCTAGTAACATTAACGTCAATGGCAACTTCTCTAAAGTAAATTTGACATGGCAAAGTTGTTTCATACTAATTATTTAGCAGTGTCATCGTATTTCCATGCCACTATTACATTATCCTTCGAGGTGCAATCCATGTCTTGGGCACAAAAATTATGAATGCAACTGGTGGTACTAGCTAACTAATGTATGACCACAACAGTGTACTAACTAGCAACATGTCACACACAGTTGGTTGCATAGTATGACTGCGCCACCGGTCTGGAGCCAATCCGTCTCGTTTCCATATGAGATTACGTTATTTCTCGAGCTatgtttatacagtgccttgcgaaagtattcggcccccttgaactttgtgaccttttgccacatttcaggcttcaaacataaagatataaaactattttttttgtgaagaatcaacaagtggtacacaatcatgaagtggaatgacatttattgcatatttcaaacttttttaacaaatcaaaaactgaaaaattgggcgtgcaaaattattcagcccccttaagttaatactttgtagcgccaccttttgctgcgattacagctgtaaatcgcttggggtatgtctatcagttttgcacatggagagactgacattttttcccattcctccttgcaaaacagctcgagctcagtgaggttggatggagagcatttgtgaacagcagttttcagttctttccacagattctcgattggattcaggtctggactttgacttggccattctaacacctggatatgtttatttttgaaccaatccattgtagattttgctttatgttttggtcattgtcttgttggaagaaaaatctccgtcccagtctcaggtcttttgcagactccatcaggttttcttccagaatggtcctgtatttttCTCCatccatcaattttaaccatcttccctgtccctgctgaagaaaagcaggcccaaaccatgatgctgccaccaccatgtttgacagtggggatggtgtgttcagggtgatgagctgtgttgcttttacgccaaacataatgttttgcattgttgccaaaaagttcaattttggtttcatctgaccagagcaccttcttccacatgtttggtgtgtctcccaggtggcttgtggcaaactttaaacaacactttttatggatatctttaagaaatggctttcttcttgccactcttccataaaggccagatttgtgcaatatacgactgattgttgtcctatggacagagtctcccacctcagctgtagatctctgcagttcatccagagtgatcatgggcctcttggctgcatctctgatcagtattctccttgtatgagctgaaagttgagggacagccaggtcttggtagatttgcagtggtctgatactccttccatttcaatattatcgcttgcacagtgctccttgggatgtttaaagcttgggaaatctttttgtatccaaatccagctttaaacttcttcacaacagtatctcggacctgcctggtgtgttccttgttcttcatgatgctctctgcacttttaacggacctctgagactatcacagtgcaggtgcatttatacggagagttgattacacacaggtggattgtatttatcatcattagtcatttaggtcaacattggatcattcagagatcctcactgaacttctggagagagttttctgcactgaaagtaaaggggctgaataattttgcctgcccaatttttcagtttttgatttgttaaaaaagtttgaaatatccaataaatgtcattccacttcatgattgtgtcccacttgttgttgattcttcacaaaaaaaaatagttttatatctttatgtttgaagcctgaaatgtggcaaaaggtcgcaaagttcaagggggccgaatactttcacaaggcactgtaattgAGGGTTTGTGGATTACGTTAAGGGACATTTCCATTCCCTATATAACACAAGACACTGCGATAACATTCACCCCCCCCACCTCATGTAGTCAATTCTCTAATCAGACACTGGGGGTACCAACCATACTCTGGAATTCTTATTTTCACATTGCCAAAACCTCATCATCCCTCAATAACTTCAAGCGAAGACTGGGTCAGCCTgctgaaccaaactactcagtaatctccttcATATAgcccaactcacacacacacatgtaaacaaaACATGTGTTTATTTTGtgattctttcaggtcatttgtacatttgATTAGTGTTTTAACTAACCTTCTATTTTTGTATCTAGTTTTGTGGTGAGGTATTTATTTAAGCTCTAAAACCTGCACAcggtttattttttaaatatctgTAAAATGTCCAGCAATGTGATTGCAATGGTTTAGTCACCGCCAAAAACAATTTCCTTCACTGTTCACTTGCTATTTTCAAAGGTTGTCAGTTACCTCAGAATACCACAAGTACCCTTGTGACACCTCCGTTGTATCCCTCGACTCCAATGAAAAGGACACGCCATCATAAGGTTTCTGACACAGACGGCTTCGTCAACAACAGAAATGTATTACGTGAAAAGTTGCATTAGTAAATACCCGGCTTGATGAGAGTAGGTTAATTACCCAGCCAAGCAGATACTAGTAGTAATTGTGAAGTGTAGTCTTGACTTGTTCAAACCTCAACATTTTTTATCCATTTaaccttaactaggcaagtcagttgagaacaaatgaTGGCCAAACTctaacgacactgggccaattgtgcgcgaCCCTATAGGACTtccggttatgatacagcctggaatcaaaccagggtctgtagtgactcctctagcactgaggtgCAGTGCCTTGGGAGGCCATAGTACCGGTTTGTGCCATTGGTAATAGAATAGTGACTGTGTATGTGTGGCACCAGTACATGGACACTTGCAAGATGAAGTCGTCTGGATACTGATCTGGCATTCTGCATGAACATTTTagacaaaaaaatatttaattgaatggtatcagtcaatatggggaggaagaaaccctgtgtattctgcaacCAGGATCAGGAAACTCGTTGATTACAGGACACCACAGATGTTTGCCACGGTAGCCTATTACCACCAGACAAAATGCCGATAGTCAcagtatcggctgggaatgacgaTGAAAGATGCACATTGGTATATTAGAACACTGCTTCTATGGTAATATGTAAAGGGTTGTTTATTCTACATTTGAAAGTTATCAAAACGCTTAGTATAGATTATCTTCATAAATTGCATTCtgatattactctgtaggctacggACCTATTCAAAGCTTCCTCCGGCATCTCACCATACATCTGCCTGTAGTTATTGAACTGAACCTGCAAGAGGTTGATATGTTGTGATTGAGAAGGGGGAAACCACTTTGGGAAAGGTTCTGacagatgggtgtgtcttggtgGTGGCAAAGACACACCCAAGCCAACTCATGTTTGGCTTCTATCTTGGCGCTGGAATGTAattgtcctgtgtggctcagaatgGTGCTTGCAAAATCAGAGTTGTGGGTTTGATCCCCACAGGGGACTAGTATGAGagtcactcactactgtaaatcgttctgctaaatgactcaatctTTAGCGGGTGTTTTACAggctcctgaccaattctgctattttgtcttcaacataatgtttctgccatcgTTTCCTATGACCAAAAAGACAACTTATACTAAGAAACTTGACTTGCATTGTAAACGTTCAGGCAGTAAAGTACAAAACATATCACAATGTACCGccataaaaaatgttttaaaaaattgtTAGTTGGAACTCAATCTACACTCAacggccagtttattaggtacaccacccgtTCACAAAAATGGATGGCTCCTATAGCCACATTAAGCAGGCAGAGGCATCAacgcattcagttactgtttgatttAACTAAGTGACTGAGCATAGTATGACCATGGGTGCCAGGCAAGCTGGATCCAGTATCTGCCAACCTCTTGGGCTTTTCACACACGACAGGGTCTAGgatttacagagaatggtgcaacaaacaaaaaagcatccagtcagcagcagtcatGCCTGTGGGTGAAAAACAGGTTGTTGATGAGATGTCGATGGAGATGTCGATGCAAGACAGGAGGGCCACAGACATAACGTCgtatctcggaacgcacaactcatCGATCCtcgtcacggatgggctattgcagcagacacCCACTCCTATCATCTgggcacaaaaaaaaaaatcctggttCCCGTTGCACCATGCTGACAGCAGTCAAGATTTGGAGTAAACAGTATTAATCCATGGACCCATCCTGCTGGCAGTGGTGTACGAGTATGGGGACTGTTTTCCTGgaacacgttaggtcccttgataccaactgAGCAACAAACATTTGAAACCTTGTAGAACCCATGcccaaagaattcaggctgttctggaggcaaagagTGGTCTGACCCAGTACCTAGTTAACTGGCAAGTTAGTGTATACAGTAGATGTAAATGCAGCAAGCAGGTAAGACTCGTCACTTTTTCCTCATTCCTCTTTTCCATATTCTTGAGCCCTCATTCTCAATGTTAGCCAGAAATTAGACAACACAAAATGTCTACCACAAAACAATCTGGCAAAGTGCATACGAATAAGTCAGTTTAATATACCCGTAATACAAAAATACATGCATTTCCCCTTCCATTGAGTCTTTTGTGTTCCACAGAGGCATGGCCATAGTGACAGCACCTGGAGGGGCAGTGGGGCCAGGCTGTACCCGATTCTCCACCCACCTCCTAAAGTGTGCACCTCCATCTTCCCTGTCATGGAATTAGCAATGGTGGAAACATCCCCCAGCCAATTcttacaccaatccaatgctttgaAATCGATGACTGAGtgtgcaagtgcacactttggTAGCAGAGTAGAATTTAGATGCAAGCAGTGGTGTGTTTTGACTGACAGACGGTGCTTCTACTGGGCCTGGAGCTGTCCTCTGGTCCACCTGTTTGTGGTAGTCATTCAGCTTGTCCTGCAGTTTCTTGTACATCTGAGATGGAGAGGACAAGTAATGAGGAGTATGGTGGTGCATGTTAACTTTTAAACTGAGGACAGTCATGTCAGGTTTGATGTCAAGTCAGCACAGGTTGTCAAACAGATTTCAAAAACAGTATCTCGAAACAACTTACTCTGGCGTTGGTCTGGGTCTTGTTGAGCGACTGGAGGAGCTGGTCGATGGATGTGTATGGGAGCCACACCAATGGCGCTGTGGCTGAGAGGGGCCTCTGTACAACACCATTACCAGAGAGAAACAATTAAAGGACAAACATTTGACTTTTCAA
This window harbors:
- the LOC118395941 gene encoding fibroblast growth factor receptor substrate 2-like; amino-acid sequence: MGSCLSCPEKESIPDNHQTKFKVINVDDDGNELGSGVMELTEAELVLHTHRRDDVRWPYMCLRRYGYDSNLFSFESGHRCKTGPGIFAFKCVRAEEIFNMLQEVMHSHSISVVEEAVLEANHQSALGYSVPTVPNGVTRIPSVGDTPSTRHPSVASTRLPSVGEESSHPLLVADDAIHTYVNTTGLLDDQPSPLTVPAPLDSPDSGQSQCSPTPPPPRVARPEPLPPMPQLQEEPQVLLEPLGVRFVLGPTPVQKKMAKGKQSTGGGDGEEAEEDPESPDLGEGETNSHTDTHCATEAPALLEGQSQPPHTHSNGTSVGVTAPITAPRLHRTPPDTLQNVNNSAQRRTALLDYENLPSLPPVWETRKPSNEEVENNGGGQGGLKTPSLNGYNHHHHSYSQPLSAYPSLSAMEPSHNYVNTENVTAPLSARCAPDMVRRRTDGPTIFNFDFRRPSGLLCQETPKTLNYIEVEMESTTTSSSAAAKGASSDTSNPHTPRTPTSPLPPTTPTRRTELYAFIDIERTAAMSSLQKARPRDDGMSRKTRHNSTELPTKSTV